The proteins below are encoded in one region of Candidatus Polarisedimenticolia bacterium:
- a CDS encoding YigZ family protein — MDTVVVVTRYFGGTLLGKGGLARAYRGAASLALASAPSGTAVRLRRVRLSVPHALDGQARHLVARRGGRVEAAAYDDPLRAVLEVAVPADALDRLREDLSALAKGDLEVAALV; from the coding sequence ATGGACACCGTGGTCGTCGTCACGCGCTATTTCGGAGGCACACTGCTCGGCAAGGGAGGGCTGGCGCGCGCCTACCGCGGCGCCGCGTCCCTGGCGCTGGCCTCGGCGCCGTCGGGAACGGCGGTGCGGCTCCGTCGTGTGCGGCTGAGCGTGCCCCACGCCCTCGACGGCCAGGCGCGCCACCTGGTGGCGCGCCGCGGAGGCCGGGTCGAGGCGGCCGCCTACGACGATCCGCTCCGGGCCGTTCTCGAGGTGGCCGTGCCCGCGGACGCTCTCGACCGCCTGCGGGAGGATCTGTCGGCTTTGGCGAAAGGGGACCTCGAGGTGGCCGCCCTCGTTTGA
- a CDS encoding GFA family protein yields MPKLPLTGGCLCGSVRYEIAQPLVMAGYCHCTRCQRRTGTAAAASARIAPGSLRILSGQELIKAWRPPDGFAKVFCSNCGGAVWSQSQKDPEVISVRLGTFDADPGIRPSYRQYVAYAAPWEPVPDDGLPRFPEARKV; encoded by the coding sequence ATGCCCAAGCTTCCGCTGACCGGGGGCTGCCTGTGCGGCAGCGTCCGCTACGAGATCGCCCAGCCGCTCGTGATGGCCGGCTACTGCCACTGCACCCGCTGCCAGCGGCGCACAGGCACTGCGGCAGCAGCCTCGGCGCGCATCGCCCCCGGATCGCTGCGGATACTCTCGGGGCAGGAGCTGATCAAGGCCTGGCGCCCGCCGGACGGCTTCGCGAAGGTTTTCTGCTCGAATTGCGGTGGCGCCGTCTGGAGCCAGAGCCAGAAGGACCCGGAGGTGATCAGCGTTCGCCTGGGGACGTTCGACGCCGATCCGGGCATCCGGCCGTCGTACCGTCAGTACGTCGCCTACGCCGCGCCCTGGGAGCCGGTTCCGGACGACGGCCTGCCGCGCTTTCCCGAAGCGCGCAAGGTCTGA
- a CDS encoding Ig-like domain-containing protein, whose protein sequence is MRPPWSRGTISRTCPTSRWRRSAPGRTITPHAPVVQNQQFTLDCGSADCFPGTQTPPADPDGDGLILQWNLVSGPTNPGLMFTAGNEKTFTATVGKAGTYTFRLTATDGIATSTATTVLTVTRR, encoded by the coding sequence ATGCGGCCGCCATGGTCCCGTGGGACCATTTCACGCACCTGTCCTACTTCGCGCTGGCGGCGCAGCGCGCCGGGACGCACGATCACGCCGCACGCTCCGGTGGTGCAGAACCAGCAGTTCACGCTGGACTGCGGCTCGGCCGACTGCTTCCCGGGGACCCAGACGCCGCCCGCCGACCCCGATGGCGACGGGCTGATCCTGCAGTGGAACCTGGTGAGCGGCCCGACCAATCCCGGGCTCATGTTCACCGCCGGCAACGAGAAGACCTTCACGGCGACGGTGGGTAAAGCCGGGACCTACACGTTCCGCCTGACGGCCACCGACGGCATCGCCACGAGCACGGCCACCACGGTCCTCACCGTCACGAGGAGATAG
- a CDS encoding type II secretion system protein GspG, translated as MQGGRGVPGDGRGGFTLIELLVVVAVIGIISAIALPNLLNSLDKAKQKKTMSDVRSIGVAIEAYATDTAKYPMATGSWAVLKPHIDPYFIKAPPDKDGWDNTWDAGTTATGDNYTVASNGKDGVAGVRPGGMTQNFNCDIVFSQGLFYQWPEGTQS; from the coding sequence ATGCAAGGCGGACGAGGGGTTCCGGGAGACGGGCGGGGCGGGTTCACGCTCATCGAGCTGCTGGTGGTGGTCGCGGTGATCGGGATCATCTCGGCGATCGCCCTGCCGAACCTGCTGAACTCTCTCGACAAGGCCAAGCAGAAAAAGACCATGTCCGATGTCCGATCGATCGGAGTCGCCATCGAAGCCTACGCCACGGACACGGCCAAGTACCCCATGGCCACCGGAAGCTGGGCGGTCCTCAAACCGCACATCGATCCCTACTTCATCAAGGCCCCGCCGGACAAGGACGGCTGGGACAACACCTGGGACGCCGGCACGACCGCGACCGGGGACAACTACACCGTGGCGAGCAACGGGAAAGACGGCGTCGCCGGTGTGCGTCCGGGGGGCATGACCCAGAACTTCAACTGCGACATCGTGTTCTCCCAGGGCCTGTTCTACCAGTGGCCCGAAGGGACCCAGTCCTAG
- a CDS encoding polymer-forming cytoskeletal protein → MPSFKDQRPTAGHGDDAEDTTLIDRDVTLIGEIVSDENIRLRGRVEGNVLTSGSVVIEPQGSVRGDITAENLIVEGSIEGKVVVARKFELRPTGRMRGDIRASIVAIAEESFLQGKVLATEKISTNVKKRRLERP, encoded by the coding sequence GTGCCCAGCTTCAAGGACCAGCGGCCGACGGCGGGACACGGCGACGACGCCGAGGACACGACCCTGATCGACAGGGACGTCACGCTGATCGGCGAAATCGTCTCGGACGAGAACATCAGGCTGCGCGGGCGCGTCGAGGGGAACGTCCTGACGTCCGGCTCGGTCGTCATCGAGCCGCAGGGCTCGGTGCGCGGCGACATCACCGCCGAGAACCTCATCGTCGAGGGCTCGATCGAGGGAAAGGTCGTGGTGGCGCGCAAGTTCGAGCTCCGCCCGACCGGTCGCATGCGCGGCGACATCCGCGCCTCGATCGTGGCGATCGCCGAGGAGTCGTTCCTGCAGGGGAAGGTCCTCGCCACCGAGAAGATTTCCACCAACGTCAAGAAGCGCCGGCTCGAGAGGCCGTGA
- a CDS encoding bifunctional homocysteine S-methyltransferase/methylenetetrahydrofolate reductase, translating to MPLPDTPFLEALKRGPLVFDGAMGTQLYERGYFITRSFDEANLARPDLVLDIHRDYVAAGAQIVEANTFGANRELLSRYGAQDRLRDINRAGVRLARQAAEGRAYVAGSVGPTGRMTGGLNDERREALASIFKEQIEALLEEGIDLLVLETFISAAEMESALQAARALYQGPIVAQMSFSEDRPAIDGLSPALIADFLNDRGADVLGVNCAEGPAFVFEVAREMLGHGRPVSAQPNAGRPRRLDERTIYMTTPEYFGVYARRLFQSGLALVGGCCGTGPEHIRRVVDAAAMLSGGRVKIEEAKAAVRMPEVSRQPPVPMDMKSPLGAKLGRVFRERIDPAGPRLPVSGPESFVVSVEVNPDPGLDPARALAAAAMLKRAGADVVNTADGPRAVARMSNLALGVQIQEKAGIDVILHVCCRDRNLLGLHSDLIGTWVLGIRNLVIITGDPPKMGDFPTATAVFDLDSVGLLRLADLLNYGIDPSGKPMQGRTSFLLACGAEPAAHDYDRELRRLEEKKRAGAEFVMTQPVYDPEVLRRFLADTRTLGLPILVGICPLASARNAEFLHNEVPGMQIPAPIRTRMARTSTPEAGRREGVLIAREMIEGVKDDVVGAYLMPQFGRYRSAVEALEGVGYRFAPEDAVDARP from the coding sequence ATGCCTCTTCCAGACACGCCCTTCCTCGAAGCGCTGAAGCGAGGTCCTTTGGTGTTCGACGGCGCGATGGGGACGCAGCTGTACGAGCGCGGCTACTTCATCACGCGGTCGTTCGACGAGGCCAACCTGGCGCGCCCCGACCTGGTGCTCGACATCCATCGGGACTACGTGGCGGCGGGGGCGCAGATCGTCGAGGCGAACACCTTCGGCGCCAACCGCGAGCTCCTCAGCCGCTACGGCGCCCAGGATCGCCTGCGCGACATCAACAGGGCGGGCGTGCGCCTCGCCCGGCAGGCGGCGGAGGGGCGGGCGTACGTCGCCGGGTCGGTGGGCCCAACCGGGCGGATGACCGGCGGGCTCAACGACGAGAGGCGCGAGGCCCTCGCCTCGATCTTCAAGGAGCAGATCGAAGCGCTTCTCGAGGAGGGGATCGACCTCCTCGTCCTGGAGACGTTCATCAGCGCCGCCGAGATGGAGTCCGCGCTCCAGGCGGCGCGCGCGCTGTACCAGGGGCCGATCGTGGCGCAGATGTCGTTCAGCGAGGACCGGCCGGCGATCGACGGCCTCTCGCCGGCCCTCATCGCCGACTTCCTGAACGACCGCGGCGCGGACGTCCTGGGGGTCAACTGCGCCGAGGGCCCCGCCTTCGTGTTCGAGGTGGCCCGCGAGATGCTCGGGCACGGCCGCCCCGTCAGCGCCCAGCCGAACGCCGGCCGCCCCCGGCGGCTCGACGAGAGGACCATCTACATGACGACGCCCGAGTACTTCGGCGTCTACGCGCGGCGGCTCTTCCAGAGCGGCCTGGCGCTCGTCGGCGGCTGCTGCGGGACGGGCCCGGAACACATCCGCCGGGTGGTCGACGCCGCCGCCATGCTGTCGGGTGGCCGGGTGAAGATCGAGGAGGCGAAGGCGGCCGTCAGGATGCCGGAGGTGAGCCGGCAGCCGCCGGTGCCCATGGACATGAAGTCCCCTCTCGGGGCGAAGCTGGGGCGCGTCTTCCGCGAGCGCATCGACCCCGCCGGGCCGCGCCTCCCGGTCTCGGGGCCCGAGTCGTTCGTCGTCTCGGTCGAGGTCAATCCCGATCCGGGGCTCGATCCCGCCCGGGCGCTCGCGGCCGCGGCGATGCTCAAGCGGGCCGGCGCCGACGTCGTCAACACCGCCGACGGGCCGCGCGCCGTGGCCCGGATGAGCAACCTGGCGCTGGGAGTCCAGATCCAGGAGAAGGCCGGGATCGACGTCATCCTGCACGTCTGCTGCCGCGACCGGAACCTGCTCGGGCTGCACTCCGATCTCATCGGGACCTGGGTGCTCGGCATCCGCAACCTGGTCATCATCACCGGCGATCCGCCGAAGATGGGAGACTTCCCGACCGCCACCGCCGTGTTCGACCTGGACTCGGTAGGCCTCCTGCGGCTGGCCGACCTGCTCAACTACGGCATCGACCCGTCCGGCAAGCCGATGCAGGGGCGGACGTCTTTTCTTCTCGCCTGCGGCGCCGAGCCGGCCGCGCACGACTACGACCGCGAGCTGCGGCGCCTGGAGGAGAAGAAGCGCGCCGGCGCCGAGTTCGTCATGACCCAGCCGGTGTACGACCCCGAGGTCCTGCGGCGGTTCCTGGCCGACACGCGCACGCTCGGCCTGCCGATCCTCGTCGGCATCTGCCCGCTGGCCAGCGCGCGCAACGCCGAGTTCCTGCACAACGAAGTCCCCGGAATGCAGATCCCCGCGCCAATCCGCACGCGAATGGCCAGGACCTCGACGCCCGAGGCGGGACGGCGCGAGGGAGTCCTCATCGCCCGCGAGATGATCGAGGGGGTGAAAGACGACGTCGTGGGGGCCTACCTGATGCCGCAGTTCGGACGCTACCGCTCGGCCGTGGAGGCGCTGGAAGGGGTCGGCTACCGGTTCGCCCCCGAGGACGCCGTGGACGCGCGCCCCTGA
- a CDS encoding STAS domain-containing protein, translated as MVLRISQIEGSDSGTILRLEGRVVAEVATVLEQECSELLGGWDEVMLDLAGVTFVDLAGVEVFRRLSRAGAEILCPSGAVASVLEGAGVPVTLEADRVDDGRL; from the coding sequence GTGGTATTGCGAATCAGCCAGATCGAGGGATCGGACTCCGGGACGATTTTGCGTCTCGAGGGGCGCGTCGTCGCGGAAGTGGCCACCGTGCTGGAGCAGGAATGCTCCGAACTTCTCGGAGGCTGGGACGAGGTGATGCTTGATCTGGCCGGCGTCACCTTCGTCGACCTCGCGGGTGTCGAAGTGTTCCGGCGACTCAGCCGAGCAGGGGCCGAGATCCTCTGTCCTTCTGGGGCCGTCGCGAGCGTGCTCGAGGGAGCAGGCGTCCCCGTCACGCTGGAGGCGGACAGGGTGGACGATGGCCGCCTTTAG
- a CDS encoding SDR family oxidoreductase, whose translation MSERFKDRVAVVTGGNSGIGLATARAFLHEGARVAITGRNDATLKTAQEELGADVLVIKADAFRIPEIATAMDRIKERFGRIDALFVNAGIGKFVPFEEVTEAFFDETMATNLKGAFFTVQKAVPLMTRGSAVVLNASINAHLGMPGSTVYGASKAAVVNLAKTLSADLLPRGVRVNVVSPGPVTTPIFERMGLPEDQTRQLKHQISERVPLKRFGQPDEIAAAVLYLASSESSFVVGTELVVDGGMIQL comes from the coding sequence ATGAGCGAGAGATTCAAGGACAGGGTCGCGGTGGTCACAGGCGGGAACAGTGGCATCGGGCTCGCCACGGCGCGAGCGTTCCTCCACGAGGGGGCCAGGGTGGCGATCACGGGACGAAACGACGCCACATTGAAGACGGCCCAGGAGGAGCTCGGGGCGGACGTCCTGGTGATCAAGGCCGATGCCTTTCGCATCCCGGAGATCGCCACCGCAATGGACCGGATCAAGGAGCGATTCGGCCGGATCGACGCCCTGTTCGTCAACGCCGGCATCGGAAAGTTCGTCCCGTTCGAGGAGGTGACCGAAGCGTTCTTCGACGAGACGATGGCGACCAACCTCAAGGGGGCGTTCTTCACCGTCCAGAAGGCGGTCCCCTTGATGACGCGCGGCTCCGCGGTCGTCCTGAACGCCTCGATCAACGCGCACCTGGGGATGCCGGGCTCTACCGTCTACGGGGCATCCAAGGCGGCGGTGGTCAACCTGGCGAAGACGCTCTCGGCCGACCTGCTGCCGCGCGGCGTGCGCGTCAACGTCGTCAGCCCGGGACCGGTGACGACTCCGATCTTCGAACGCATGGGATTGCCGGAGGACCAGACCCGGCAGCTCAAGCATCAAATCAGTGAGCGGGTTCCTCTGAAGCGCTTCGGCCAGCCGGACGAGATCGCCGCCGCGGTCCTCTACCTGGCTTCCAGCGAGTCCTCGTTCGTGGTAGGGACGGAGCTGGTGGTCGACGGAGGAATGATCCAACTGTAA